Proteins co-encoded in one Streptococcus ruminicola genomic window:
- a CDS encoding HDIG domain-containing metalloprotein encodes MGAYKKDKEFMELVGHLIKHPRFQKLDNIPQHHYSTRMEHSINVAYTSYKIAKKLGWDEKATARGGLLHDFFYYDWRETKFNKGHAWVHPRIAVRNARKLTTLNKREEDIILKHMWGATIAPPRYKEGYIVTMVDKYWAVKEAITPFRNRFGKKRRYSRKILPSNHR; translated from the coding sequence ATGGGTGCATATAAAAAAGATAAAGAGTTCATGGAACTCGTTGGTCATCTCATCAAACACCCCCGTTTTCAGAAGCTAGATAATATTCCGCAGCATCATTATTCAACCCGTATGGAACATTCAATTAATGTGGCTTATACGAGTTATAAGATTGCTAAAAAACTAGGTTGGGATGAAAAAGCCACTGCGCGTGGAGGTCTTTTGCATGATTTCTTTTATTATGATTGGCGAGAAACCAAGTTTAATAAGGGGCATGCGTGGGTACATCCAAGAATTGCTGTTCGAAACGCTAGAAAATTAACGACTTTAAATAAGCGTGAAGAAGATATCATTTTAAAACACATGTGGGGGGCAACGATTGCTCCGCCGCGTTATAAAGAAGGTTACATTGTGACGATGGTCGATAAGTATTGGGCTGTCAAAGAAGCCATTACACCATTTCGCAATCGTTTTGGTAAGAAAAGACGCTACAGTCGTAAGATTTTACCAAGTAACCATCGCTAA
- a CDS encoding TrmH family RNA methyltransferase: MTIITSKSNNLIKKTKKLLKKKYREHSYLIEGWHLFEEAQKADAEFLNIFVLEEFSDRVEGLSHVTYVTPEVLKELTDSKTPQGIIAEVVMPSLPLADLKAGRYLVLEDVQDPGNVGTMIRTADAAGFDGVLISEKTADIYNQKTLRSMQGSHFHLPVWRTNVYEACQKLQSLGVPLVATTLSKDSVDYKTVEHKGEFALVMGNEGNGISEQMTKQADILAHIIMPGQAESLNVAVATGIVLFSLI, from the coding sequence ATGACTATTATAACTTCTAAATCAAATAATCTCATTAAAAAGACTAAAAAATTATTGAAAAAAAAATACCGTGAGCATTCTTATTTAATTGAAGGCTGGCACTTGTTTGAAGAAGCTCAAAAAGCTGATGCAGAATTTTTGAACATTTTTGTCCTTGAAGAGTTTTCAGACCGTGTTGAAGGCTTATCTCATGTGACTTATGTGACGCCAGAGGTATTAAAAGAATTAACAGACTCTAAGACACCACAAGGCATTATTGCAGAGGTGGTGATGCCAAGCTTGCCCCTAGCTGACTTGAAAGCTGGTCGCTACTTGGTATTAGAAGATGTTCAAGACCCTGGGAATGTCGGAACCATGATTCGTACGGCTGATGCTGCTGGTTTTGATGGGGTATTGATTTCTGAGAAAACGGCAGATATTTACAATCAAAAAACTCTTCGTTCAATGCAAGGTAGTCATTTTCATTTGCCAGTTTGGCGTACCAATGTTTATGAAGCTTGCCAAAAATTGCAAAGTCTTGGTGTGCCATTAGTTGCTACGACGCTTTCAAAAGATTCTGTTGATTATAAGACTGTTGAGCATAAAGGTGAGTTTGCTCTTGTCATGGGAAATGAAGGAAATGGCATTTCAGAGCAAATGACAAAACAAGCTGACATCTTGGCCCACATCATTATGCCTGGACAAGCAGAAAGTTTGAACGTTGCTGTGGCAACAGGGATTGTTCTCTTTAGTTTAATTTAA
- a CDS encoding acylphosphatase, with protein sequence MKKVRLIVSGRVQGVGFRYSTFALAQSLGDIYGRVWNNDDGTVEILAQSDDSAKIAKFIQEIRKGPSKWAKVTYVDVKMANFKDYTDFQIAN encoded by the coding sequence ATGAAAAAAGTTCGTCTAATTGTCTCAGGCCGAGTTCAAGGAGTGGGTTTTCGTTATTCGACTTTCGCCCTTGCTCAAAGTCTAGGTGATATTTACGGTCGCGTCTGGAATAATGATGATGGTACCGTTGAAATCCTTGCCCAGTCCGACGATTCCGCTAAAATAGCAAAATTTATTCAAGAAATTCGCAAAGGACCATCTAAATGGGCAAAAGTAACCTACGTCGACGTCAAAATGGCAAATTTTAAAGATTACACTGATTTCCAAATTGCCAACTAA